One window of Lytechinus variegatus isolate NC3 chromosome 2, Lvar_3.0, whole genome shotgun sequence genomic DNA carries:
- the LOC121409367 gene encoding ras-related protein Rab-22A-like — MDEEGAKIVLLGELNVGKSSIAGRFQSDQFNERYQATIGATFTTKHITDGDREYTFFIWDTAGKERFRALAPLYYRGASAAILVYDITSKNSFDCIPYWISELKKHGPPDIIIVLVGNKCDCSDDVRQIPKRFSASYATEKGISFFETSARTGENVVEILLEIGRRLPDNLVYIKTETTSLFWGSRSKSRRADQLPQSSCCLCSCFV; from the exons ATGGACGAGGAGGGGGCGAAAATTGTACTTCTAGGG GAGCTGAACGTTGGGAAATCAAGCATCGCCGGCAGATTTCAAAGTGATCAATTTAATGAGAGATACCAGGCCACTATAGG TGCAACATTTACGACAAAACACATCACTGATGGAGACAGAGAATACACATTCTTCATATGGGACACAGCAGGAAAAGAAAGG TTCAGAGCACTTGCTCCTCTCTACTACCGAGGAGCCTCGGCAGCCATCTTAGTTTATGATATTACGAGTAAG AATTCGTTTGACTGCATCCCCTACTGGATTTCGGAACTAAAGAAACACGGTCCACCCGACATCATCATCGTCCTCGTCGGAAACAAGTGCGACTGCAGCGACGATGTCCGACAAATCCCGAAAAGGTTTTCGGCGAGCTATGCTACCGAGAAAGGAATTTCTTTCTTCGAAACAAGTGCAAGAACCGGGGAAAATGTGGTGGAAATACTTTTGGAAATCG GTCGACGGCTGCCAGATAACCTTGTCTATATCAAAACAGAGACTACTAGTTTATTCTGGGGCTCAAGATCAAAATCAAGAAGAGCTGATCAGTTACCCCAGTCAAGCTGCTGTCTCTGTTCGTGTTTCGTCTAA